One Plasmodium vivax chromosome 13, whole genome shotgun sequence genomic region harbors:
- a CDS encoding hypothetical protein, conserved (encoded by transcript PVX_086345A) produces the protein MLDTNRIIEVCYQIRSIMKIIKMYRSICILLIIYLSRMISHSPNSFDTILHISLDNRNDYMPRTNGRNLAQRSPSRQALKRAHDCSLTDDEILKLFHLIHVEAIAAGDIITAMLLRLDEETGRVDVEGLVRDKLRRRIRMEMPYFPADKVVTMQARLTELVEDIVGISPLNKDIIFHKFEAYKVELDETVDILRFVARQRTEEGIYEILNNLQLIGELLAVRLRSNDIVVNENTSASMVLRIRRRILDILEFHHDMPSQANSN, from the coding sequence ATGTTGGACACAAACAGAATAATCGAAGTGTGCTATCAGATACGTTCCATTATGaagataattaaaatgtatagatccatttgtattttattaataatatatttgtcaAGAATGATATCGCATAGCCCAAATTCGTTCGATACAATATTGCATATTTCGCTAGATAACCGAAATGACTATATGCCTAgaacaaatggaagaaatcTTGCACAAAGAAGCCCTTCAAGACAAGCATTAAAACGCGCTCATGATTGCTCACTTACAGatgatgaaattttaaaactttttcacCTAATACATGTAGAAGCAATAGCTGCAGGTGATATAATAACTGCCATGCTTTTACGTTTGGATGAAGAAACAGGTCGTGTAGATGTTGAAGGGTTAGTTAGGGACAAGCTACGTAGACGTATACGAATGGAAATGCCATATTTCCCCGCAGATAAAGTAGTAACTATGCAGGCTAGGTTAACCGAACTCGTTGAAGACATAGTCGGAATTAGTCCGTTAAATaaagatataatttttcacaaGTTCGAAGCCTATAAGGTAGAATTAGACGAAACTGTAGACATACTGCGGTTTGTTGCAAGACAACGAACAGAAGAGGGCatatatgaaattttaaacaatttGCAACTTATAGGAGAATTACTAGCAGTTCGATTGAGAAGTAACGATATTGTAGTAAATGAAAATACATCAGCCAGTATGGTACTTCGAATAAGGAGAAGAATTTTGGACATTCTTGAATTTCATCATGACATGCCATCCCAAGCAAATAGTAACTGA